Proteins encoded together in one Cicer arietinum cultivar CDC Frontier isolate Library 1 chromosome 4, Cicar.CDCFrontier_v2.0, whole genome shotgun sequence window:
- the LOC101508666 gene encoding 28 kDa ribonucleoprotein, chloroplastic has translation MATAATGIASFFSSSINASVKCLRYKNCMFASVMSHSSYSSSLEPLSITTLTHKLWLPRISVAVAQEEVVVAAEENAEEVEVEEEKEQGGEIVAEEDTRTKLYFGNLPYSVDSAQLAGLIEDYGSAELIEVLYDRDTGKSRGFAFVTMSCIEDCKAVIENLDGNEFLGRTLRVNFSDKPKPKEPLYPETEYKLFVGNLSWTVTSESLTQAFQEYGTVVGARVLYDGETGKSRGYGFVSYGSKSEMEAALSYMNNVELEGRALRVSLAQGKR, from the exons ATGGCTACTGCTGCTACTGGCATAGCCTCCTTCTTTTCATCTTCCATCAACGCTTCTGTCAAATGTCTTCGTTACAAAAACTGCATGTTTGCATCTGTTATGTCACATTCTTCCTATTCTTCCTCACTTGAGCCTTTATCCATTACTACACTTACACACAAGTTATGGCTTCCTAGAATTTCTGTTGCTGTTGCACAGGAAGAAGTGGTTGTAGCTGCTGAAGAGAATGCTGAAGAAGTAGAAGTAGAAGAAGAGAAGGAACAAGGAGGGGAAATTGTAGCAGAAGAAGACACAAGGACTAAGCTTTATTTTGGGAATTTGCCTTATAGTGTTGATAGTGCACAACTTGCAGGGTTAATTGAGGATTATGGTAGTGCTGAACTAATTGAG GTTCTTTATGACAGGGACACTGGAAAAAGTAGAGGCTTTGCATTTGTGACAATGAGTTGTATTGAAGATTGCAAAGCAGTAATAGAAAATCTAGATGGAAAT GAGTTCTTGGGGCGAACCCTGCGTGTGAACTTCTCTGACAAACCGAAACCAAAAGAACCATTGTATCCTGAAACTGAATACAAGCTTTTTGTTGGGAACTTGTCATGGACAGTAACTTCTGAGAGTCTAACACAAGCCTTTCAAGAATATGGAACTGTTGTTGGAGCTAGGGTGTTATATGATGGCGAAACCGGAAAATCTCGTGGCTATGGCTTTGTTAGCTATGGCAGTAAATCAGAAATGGAAGCTGCCCTTTCATACATGAATAATGTG GAACTAGAAGGACGAGCATTGCGCGTAAGCTTGGCTCAAGGAAAACGTTGA